One Desulfomonilia bacterium genomic window carries:
- a CDS encoding DUF3795 domain-containing protein, which produces MNESLTSYCGLCCADCIPSKAEFFELIDRFEAMLEQLQFEKYAELKSETDGVFNEYLKFVSVLKGMKTLRCSKPCRLGGGKAQCTIRDCVQKNGLKGCWECRERPGCSLLARLRTIHPNLDYHLDLIKELGSEKWFEKRKEHYRWQVK; this is translated from the coding sequence ATGAATGAAAGCTTGACGTCATACTGCGGGCTCTGCTGTGCGGACTGTATCCCTTCGAAGGCTGAATTCTTCGAGTTGATTGACAGGTTCGAAGCCATGCTTGAGCAATTGCAGTTTGAAAAGTATGCAGAGCTCAAATCCGAAACCGATGGTGTGTTCAATGAATATCTGAAGTTTGTTTCTGTACTGAAAGGCATGAAAACTCTTCGCTGTTCAAAACCGTGCAGACTCGGCGGAGGAAAAGCGCAATGCACAATCAGGGACTGTGTTCAAAAAAATGGATTGAAAGGATGCTGGGAATGCCGGGAGCGGCCCGGATGCAGTCTGCTGGCACGGCTTCGCACAATCCACCCGAACCTGGATTACCACCTTGACCTCATCAAAGAGCTTGGCTCTGAAAAGTGGTTTGAAAAGAGGAAAGAGCATTACCGGTGGCAGGTGAAGTGA